The following coding sequences lie in one Pseudomonas svalbardensis genomic window:
- a CDS encoding amidohydrolase, with translation MPDAPADLILYNGRLHTVDRKKPQASAVAIKDGRFVVVGSDAQAMALQGPGSQIIDLHGRTVIPGLNDSHLHLIRGGLNYNLELRWEGVPSLVDALRMLKDQADRTPTPQWVRVVGGWNEFQFAEKRLPTIDELNKAAPDTPVFVLHLYDRALLNRAALKVVGYTRDTPNPPGGEIQRDANGDPTGMLIARPNAMILYSTLAKGPKLPLEYQVNSTRQFMRELNRLGVTSAIDAGGGYQNYPDDYQVIQQLAKDQQLTVRIAYNLFTQKPKEELTDFKNWTSTSHYGQGDDFLRHNGAGEMLVFSAADFEAFLEPRPDLPQTMEQELEPVVRHLVEQRWPFRLHATYNESISRMLDVFEKVNRDIPFDGLPWFFDHAETITPQNIERVKALGGGIAIQDRMAFQGEYFVDRYGAKAAEATPPITRMLAEGIPVGAGTDATRVSSYNPWTSLYWLVSGRTVGGLALYPQGLSRDTALELFTHGSAWFSSEQGKKGQIKVGQLADLIALSADYFHIEDEAVKWIESVLTIVDGKIVYGSVEFEKLGPPPVPVVPEWSPVAKVPGHWKPLAPLTAQVHQCVGACAVHAHRHERARLSSAPVSDFAGFWGALGCSCFAF, from the coding sequence ATGCCCGACGCCCCCGCCGACCTCATCCTGTACAACGGACGCCTGCACACCGTCGATCGCAAAAAACCTCAAGCCAGCGCCGTCGCGATCAAGGACGGACGCTTCGTGGTGGTCGGCAGCGATGCCCAGGCCATGGCCCTGCAAGGCCCCGGCAGCCAGATTATCGACCTGCACGGTCGCACGGTGATTCCCGGTCTCAACGACTCGCACCTGCACCTGATCCGTGGTGGCCTCAACTACAACCTCGAACTGCGCTGGGAAGGCGTCCCCTCACTGGTCGACGCGCTGCGCATGCTCAAGGATCAGGCGGACCGCACACCCACGCCGCAATGGGTGCGGGTGGTCGGTGGCTGGAACGAGTTCCAGTTCGCCGAAAAACGCCTGCCGACGATTGATGAATTGAACAAGGCCGCGCCGGATACCCCGGTGTTCGTCCTGCACCTCTACGACCGCGCCCTGCTTAACCGAGCCGCGTTGAAGGTGGTCGGTTATACCCGCGACACGCCGAACCCGCCGGGTGGCGAAATCCAGCGTGATGCCAATGGCGACCCGACGGGCATGCTGATCGCCCGCCCCAACGCGATGATTCTCTACTCGACCCTGGCCAAAGGGCCGAAACTGCCGCTGGAATACCAGGTCAACTCCACCCGCCAATTCATGCGCGAACTCAATCGCCTGGGTGTTACCAGTGCCATTGATGCCGGCGGCGGTTACCAGAATTATCCGGACGACTATCAAGTCATCCAGCAACTGGCCAAAGACCAGCAGCTCACGGTGCGCATTGCTTACAACCTGTTCACGCAGAAACCCAAGGAAGAGCTGACCGACTTCAAGAACTGGACCAGCACCTCCCACTATGGTCAGGGCGATGACTTTCTACGGCACAACGGTGCCGGGGAAATGCTGGTGTTCTCGGCGGCAGACTTCGAGGCCTTCCTCGAACCCCGCCCAGACCTGCCGCAAACTATGGAGCAGGAACTGGAACCGGTGGTCCGCCATCTGGTGGAGCAGCGCTGGCCGTTCCGTTTGCACGCCACGTACAACGAATCCATCAGCCGCATGCTCGACGTGTTCGAGAAGGTCAATCGCGACATTCCGTTCGACGGTTTGCCGTGGTTCTTCGACCACGCGGAAACCATCACCCCGCAGAACATCGAACGGGTCAAAGCCCTCGGCGGCGGCATCGCGATCCAGGACCGCATGGCATTCCAGGGCGAATACTTCGTCGACCGTTACGGCGCCAAGGCTGCCGAAGCCACGCCGCCCATCACTCGTATGTTGGCCGAAGGCATTCCTGTCGGCGCCGGCACCGATGCCACGCGCGTGTCCAGCTACAACCCCTGGACTTCGCTGTACTGGCTGGTCAGCGGTCGCACCGTCGGTGGTCTGGCGCTGTACCCGCAAGGCTTGAGCCGCGATACCGCGCTGGAACTCTTCACCCACGGCAGCGCCTGGTTTTCCTCCGAGCAAGGCAAAAAAGGCCAGATCAAGGTCGGGCAACTGGCCGACTTGATTGCGTTGTCGGCGGACTATTTCCACATCGAGGATGAAGCGGTCAAATGGATCGAATCGGTACTGACCATCGTCGACGGCAAGATTGTCTACGGCAGCGTCGAGTTTGAAAAACTCGGGCCGCCGCCCGTCCCGGTGGTGCCTGAATGGTCGCCCGTTGCCAAAGTACCGGGCCATTGGAAACCCCTCGCGCCGCTGACCGCGCAGGTTCATCAATGCGTCGGAGCTTGCGCGGTGCATGCCCATCGCCATGAACGGGCGCGGCTGTCCTCGGCGCCTGTCAGTGATTTCGCTGGTTTCTGGGGGGCCTTGGGTTGCTCGTGTTTTGCGTTTTGA
- a CDS encoding DUF465 domain-containing protein — protein MPVPHDLYQDLKLSKEDIQQKRTKDPLLDSLINKYSQADAEVVKAESARSDAPSDDALKKLKAKRVEVKQKIVDRLQTPS, from the coding sequence ATGCCGGTGCCACACGACCTTTATCAGGATCTCAAACTTTCAAAGGAAGATATCCAGCAAAAACGCACCAAGGATCCGTTACTGGATTCACTGATCAACAAGTATTCGCAGGCGGACGCCGAGGTCGTAAAGGCTGAATCCGCAAGATCGGATGCGCCCAGCGATGACGCATTAAAGAAACTCAAGGCGAAGCGCGTGGAGGTTAAGCAAAAGATCGTAGATCGACTCCAGACGCCGTCCTGA
- a CDS encoding SRPBCC family protein: protein MRQTTEAFRARYRANIHPLYNPWLHGTFVLLFGVLAIGGFWSTVHQVQPLEWLAVPLTLLFFNFGVYMVHRHLGHHKKSFARMFYARHAGDHHSFFAPGHMTYDSARDWRVILFPAWLIVLHTVVITLPVWWLLEQFDANVAGLFGGCLVLGYLTYEVFHACEHLPPENPVTRLPWIRQMRRLHELHHRRELMQERNFNIVFPLMDYLFGTLYWEPEPTDLHSTRTTMTRMQHQIDIAGDPIDVLAYASTVTRWPEWHPSSLKVDGQSGPLHAGGRFEEDIKAGGREGHLRWEVNEYLPGRRWSAWAHDDHGLSLVVTYECEILGDGTHFVRTLEYQFSGLAMRIANRLLLKRRIDRESAASMLALREMAQKQLASAGVSA, encoded by the coding sequence GTGAGGCAGACCACCGAAGCATTCCGCGCCCGCTACCGCGCTAATATTCATCCGCTCTACAACCCATGGCTGCACGGCACTTTTGTGCTGCTGTTCGGGGTGCTGGCCATCGGCGGATTCTGGAGCACCGTGCACCAGGTACAGCCACTGGAATGGCTGGCGGTGCCGTTGACGTTGTTGTTCTTCAACTTCGGCGTGTACATGGTCCATCGGCACTTGGGGCATCACAAAAAGAGCTTCGCGCGAATGTTCTATGCCCGCCATGCCGGCGACCATCACAGCTTTTTCGCCCCCGGCCACATGACCTACGACAGTGCCCGGGACTGGCGGGTGATTCTGTTTCCAGCCTGGCTGATCGTGCTGCACACGGTCGTCATCACCCTGCCCGTCTGGTGGCTGCTTGAGCAGTTCGATGCCAACGTTGCCGGGTTGTTCGGCGGCTGTCTGGTCCTCGGCTACCTGACCTATGAAGTGTTCCATGCCTGCGAGCACCTGCCACCCGAGAACCCCGTCACACGGTTGCCGTGGATCCGCCAGATGCGCCGCCTGCATGAACTGCATCACCGTCGTGAGCTGATGCAGGAACGCAATTTCAATATCGTTTTTCCGCTGATGGACTACCTGTTCGGCACCCTCTATTGGGAACCGGAGCCGACTGACCTGCACTCGACGAGAACAACCATGACCCGCATGCAGCATCAAATCGACATTGCTGGAGACCCGATTGACGTGCTCGCCTATGCCAGCACCGTGACCCGTTGGCCGGAGTGGCATCCCTCGTCCCTCAAGGTCGATGGCCAGAGCGGTCCGCTGCATGCCGGAGGGCGGTTCGAGGAAGACATCAAGGCGGGCGGGCGTGAGGGACACTTGCGCTGGGAGGTTAACGAATACCTGCCAGGACGCCGCTGGAGTGCCTGGGCCCATGACGATCACGGGTTGTCTTTAGTGGTGACTTACGAGTGCGAGATCCTGGGCGATGGAACACACTTTGTCCGCACCCTGGAGTATCAGTTCAGCGGCCTGGCGATGCGCATTGCCAATCGACTGCTGCTCAAGCGCCGCATCGATCGTGAGTCGGCAGCTTCGATGTTGGCATTGCGCGAGATGGCGCAAAAACAATTGGCCTCGGCGGGAGTCAGCGCATGA
- a CDS encoding DUF4142 domain-containing protein: MDGLTLRHLTLAVALSTSMGTAFAATSNDFVDSAAASNIAEIETSRLALEKSSSADIKKFANMMITDHSKANDELAALAKKNDIEVPDNTTLIKQAKEKILDMRDESFDAAYANNQVKAHEDTIELFKKEANTVTDDKVKGATELKGFAQKMLPALEKHLGMAKKLQAAHPGK; the protein is encoded by the coding sequence ATGGACGGACTTACCCTGCGCCACCTCACGTTGGCCGTTGCCTTGAGTACCAGCATGGGCACGGCTTTCGCTGCCACTTCCAATGACTTTGTCGACAGCGCGGCCGCTAGCAATATCGCGGAAATCGAAACAAGCCGATTGGCCCTGGAAAAAAGTTCATCGGCGGACATCAAAAAATTCGCCAATATGATGATCACCGACCATTCCAAGGCCAACGATGAACTGGCGGCGCTGGCGAAAAAAAATGACATCGAGGTGCCGGACAACACCACGCTGATCAAGCAGGCGAAAGAGAAAATCCTTGACATGCGCGATGAATCCTTCGATGCGGCGTACGCCAACAATCAGGTGAAGGCTCACGAAGACACCATCGAGCTGTTCAAGAAAGAAGCCAATACGGTGACAGACGACAAAGTCAAAGGCGCCACGGAGCTGAAAGGTTTCGCGCAAAAGATGCTGCCGGCGCTGGAGAAGCATCTGGGTATGGCGAAAAAACTCCAGGCTGCCCATCCGGGCAAATAA
- a CDS encoding SMP-30/gluconolactonase/LRE family protein produces the protein MSRTVKFRHLLLLIIVTIGAFLLLMPTKVQPVAWTPPPAPSLTSGIYADNQRLKGMERVGATDIDGPEALLLEEDVLITGLHDGRLIRTSLDGKVTKVLADTGGRPLGLARHPNGLLVIADGVKGLLSLDAQGRLIPLTTAASGVPFGFTDDVAIDKSGHYAYFSDASSRFGYGSDGEAIIEHGGDGRLLRYDFQTGKTAVLLDKLEFANGVTLGPDDAFVLVNETGAYRISRYWLSGPKAGTRDLFIDNLPGLPDNLAFNGRDRFWVALYAPRNALLDATAPHPFVRKMIVRAMTVLPKPVENRAFALGLDLDGKVIANLQDGSRDNYSPITTVREYGDWLYFGSLKAKNMARLPLSKALQQ, from the coding sequence ATGAGTCGAACCGTCAAGTTTCGCCATCTGTTGTTGCTGATAATCGTCACCATCGGCGCCTTTCTGCTGCTGATGCCAACCAAGGTGCAACCGGTGGCCTGGACACCGCCGCCGGCACCCTCCCTCACCAGCGGAATCTACGCCGACAATCAGCGCCTCAAAGGCATGGAGCGCGTCGGCGCCACGGATATCGACGGGCCGGAAGCGTTGCTACTGGAGGAAGACGTTCTCATCACGGGTTTGCATGACGGCCGACTGATCCGTACCAGCCTCGACGGCAAGGTCACCAAGGTACTGGCCGATACGGGCGGCAGACCCTTGGGCCTGGCCCGTCATCCCAACGGTCTGCTGGTGATTGCCGACGGGGTCAAGGGCTTGCTGTCACTGGATGCCCAAGGCCGATTGATCCCATTGACCACTGCGGCCAGTGGCGTGCCCTTCGGTTTCACCGACGACGTGGCGATCGACAAATCCGGGCACTACGCCTATTTCAGTGATGCCTCCAGTCGTTTTGGCTACGGCAGTGACGGCGAAGCGATCATCGAGCACGGCGGCGATGGCCGCTTGCTGCGCTATGACTTCCAGACCGGCAAGACCGCGGTCCTGTTGGATAAGCTGGAATTCGCCAACGGCGTGACCCTGGGCCCGGACGATGCCTTTGTATTGGTCAACGAAACGGGCGCCTATCGCATTAGTCGTTACTGGCTGAGCGGGCCGAAAGCGGGCACCCGTGATCTATTCATCGACAACTTGCCAGGGTTGCCGGACAACCTCGCGTTCAATGGTCGCGACCGCTTCTGGGTGGCGCTCTATGCACCGCGCAACGCATTGCTCGATGCCACCGCGCCGCATCCATTCGTGCGCAAGATGATCGTGCGAGCCATGACTGTCCTGCCTAAACCGGTGGAGAATCGCGCCTTTGCGCTGGGGCTGGATCTGGACGGTAAAGTGATCGCCAACTTGCAGGACGGTAGCCGCGACAACTACTCGCCGATCACTACCGTTCGCGAGTATGGAGATTGGTTGTACTTCGGGTCGTTGAAGGCGAAAAACATGGCGCGATTGCCGTTGAGCAAGGCATTGCAACAGTAA
- a CDS encoding LysR family transcriptional regulator: protein MDIDLARTFLEIVRHGSLAAAAEKLHVTQTAITARVQKLESQLGSTLFVRNRAGARLTPNGEAFVVYANQLVETWEAARRDLPLPEGYRDVLHIGGEVSLCNPLMLSWAGALREKIPSHALRMEIRDGENLLRQLELGVLDAALVYQPEYWPRLQVEQVLEEKLVLIRLAARPDPYVYIDWGPDFRRQHDAALPEKAKAALSFNLGPLGLQYILENGGSGYFRTRVVQSYLQSGVLEQVPKAPEFSYPTYLVYSRDRDSATLQRAFDLLREVIKSDDDWSQRWNPLT, encoded by the coding sequence ATGGATATCGATCTCGCCCGCACCTTTCTGGAAATCGTCCGCCACGGCAGCCTTGCCGCCGCCGCCGAAAAACTCCACGTTACCCAGACCGCGATCACGGCGCGGGTACAGAAACTCGAAAGCCAGCTAGGCAGTACGTTGTTCGTGCGCAACCGCGCCGGTGCGCGCCTGACGCCTAACGGTGAAGCCTTCGTGGTCTACGCCAATCAACTGGTCGAAACCTGGGAAGCGGCGCGGCGGGACTTGCCGTTGCCCGAGGGTTACCGCGACGTGCTGCACATCGGTGGCGAGGTCAGTCTGTGCAACCCGCTGATGCTCAGCTGGGCCGGCGCACTGCGCGAGAAGATCCCCAGCCACGCCCTGCGCATGGAAATCCGTGACGGTGAAAACCTGCTGCGCCAACTGGAGCTGGGGGTTCTGGATGCGGCGCTGGTTTACCAGCCCGAGTATTGGCCACGCCTGCAAGTCGAGCAGGTGCTGGAAGAAAAACTGGTCCTCATCCGCCTGGCCGCAAGACCCGATCCCTACGTGTACATCGACTGGGGCCCGGACTTCCGCCGTCAGCACGATGCGGCCCTGCCGGAAAAAGCCAAAGCCGCATTGAGCTTCAACCTCGGCCCACTGGGCTTGCAGTACATTCTGGAAAACGGCGGCAGCGGTTACTTCCGCACCCGGGTGGTCCAGAGTTATCTGCAAAGCGGTGTGCTGGAGCAAGTGCCCAAAGCCCCGGAATTCAGCTACCCGACTTATCTGGTTTACTCCCGCGACCGCGACTCCGCGACGTTGCAACGAGCCTTCGACCTGCTGCGCGAAGTGATCAAATCCGACGATGACTGGTCGCAACGCTGGAACCCGCTGACCTGA